The genome window GGCAAGCAGGTTGACGTAAAGCTGTGCCAGCAGAACGTCAGCATTCCCGCGCAAATGTTTCATGACAATTTCTGCCAGCCACAGCTGTCCGGGCAGAAAGTCGAGGTCAGCTTTGTCGAGCAATGCCCGACGGGGGCTTTTGGGACCTGCCACAATGCCCGGGTGACCAACCTTACTTATCTGGAAGATCTTTACTACTACG of Pseudomonas pohangensis contains these proteins:
- a CDS encoding NADH:ubiquinone oxidoreductase, which codes for MRRCIALCLLALPLLAQAEACVVHSSGKQVDVKLCQQNVSIPAQMFHDNFCQPQLSGQKVEVSFVEQCPTGAFGTCHNARVTNLTYLEDLYYYGVASDARVLKVACEQQYKGVWEAF